The following proteins are co-located in the Frigidibacter mobilis genome:
- a CDS encoding FecR family protein, translating into MNIPEAEQSPDRGRAELEAVAWFTRMNGNPSEVEKRDFAAWLKGAPEHEGAYGDLSRLWATLGPLTKSAQTDRDELSGALERIGRYRRRGRTGAVVAAIAGCLAIAVTGAWIWLERPNLLQDLSADHVTARAERRTITLADNSTVLLDADTAIMDESAPGMRRIRVLRGTASFSVQPSDIPFVVDAQGGEARVFGTQFDVALVDSERVRVTLASGSLEVAQRAGADKVRLRPGESVEYGATGLGPVRRVDLQESLAWHDGRLVFTDARLADVLAQIGRYRQGRIVLIGAELGETRVSGNISLENTDAALAAVQASVGFRMSTIGNRLTLVRNN; encoded by the coding sequence ATGAACATACCTGAAGCAGAGCAATCGCCGGACAGGGGGCGCGCCGAGCTGGAGGCGGTGGCCTGGTTCACGCGGATGAATGGCAATCCGTCGGAAGTCGAGAAGCGCGACTTTGCCGCCTGGCTGAAGGGCGCACCGGAGCATGAGGGTGCCTATGGCGATCTCAGCCGTCTTTGGGCGACGCTTGGGCCGCTGACCAAATCCGCCCAGACCGACAGGGATGAGTTGAGCGGCGCCCTGGAACGGATCGGCCGCTATCGCCGCCGCGGCCGTACGGGCGCGGTGGTGGCGGCGATAGCGGGCTGTCTGGCAATCGCCGTCACTGGCGCGTGGATATGGCTGGAACGGCCCAACCTGCTGCAGGACCTGAGCGCCGACCACGTCACCGCAAGGGCTGAGCGGAGGACCATCACGCTGGCAGACAACTCGACGGTCCTGCTCGACGCCGATACGGCGATCATGGACGAGTCCGCCCCGGGCATGCGCAGGATTCGCGTGTTGCGCGGCACCGCATCCTTCTCAGTGCAGCCCTCGGACATTCCCTTCGTCGTAGACGCGCAAGGGGGGGAAGCGCGGGTCTTTGGCACGCAATTCGATGTGGCCCTCGTCGATTCCGAGAGGGTCAGGGTGACGCTTGCCAGCGGCAGCCTCGAGGTCGCGCAGCGCGCCGGGGCGGACAAGGTCCGACTGCGGCCGGGCGAGAGCGTGGAATACGGCGCAACTGGCCTGGGCCCGGTTCGGCGGGTCGATCTTCAGGAAAGCCTGGCCTGGCATGACGGGCGGCTCGTCTTCACTGATGCCCGCCTTGCAGACGTGCTCGCGCAGATCGGGCGCTACCGGCAGGGGCGGATCGTCCTGATCGGGGCCGAACTGGGCGAAACGCGCGTCAGCGGCAACATCTCGCTTGAGAACACCGATGCCGCCCTGGCGGCGGTGCAGGCATCGGTCGGATTTCGGATGTCCACCATCGGCAACCGTCTGACGCTGGTACGGAACAACTAG
- a CDS encoding RNA polymerase sigma factor: protein MSDRSERIASLYLSERRRLESIAARRAGRENAADIVHDVFFRLWERAREHTLLGPSYLSRATQNTAISYFRAERRRRAFFSQITEEQYAPPTTIPEEAVVALDELRRLEEVLANLPPRMRKVFLLNRLHHCTYDEIAVGLDISYSTVERDMAKAIMACRQIR, encoded by the coding sequence ATGAGCGACCGGAGCGAGAGGATTGCGTCGCTCTACCTGTCGGAGCGACGCCGGCTCGAGAGCATAGCGGCGCGGCGGGCCGGACGGGAGAATGCCGCCGATATCGTGCACGACGTGTTCTTTCGGCTTTGGGAGCGCGCCAGAGAGCACACTCTGCTGGGCCCATCCTATCTATCGCGCGCAACGCAGAACACCGCGATCAGCTACTTCCGCGCCGAGCGCCGGAGGCGGGCCTTCTTCAGCCAGATCACCGAAGAGCAATATGCGCCGCCCACCACGATCCCGGAAGAGGCGGTCGTCGCGCTGGACGAGCTGCGGCGCCTGGAAGAGGTTCTTGCAAACTTGCCGCCACGGATGCGCAAGGTCTTCTTGCTTAACCGGCTCCATCACTGCACCTATGACGAGATCGCCGTTGGTCTTGATATCTCATACAGCACGGTCGAACGGGACATGGCCAAGGCGATCATGGCTTGCAGGCAGATACGTTGA
- a CDS encoding DUF2783 domain-containing protein encodes MPALNLTPNLSQHDDLYDELIRMHEGLSDAESLRLWARLALILINHIGEPQVTQEAIAAARAI; translated from the coding sequence ATGCCTGCACTGAACCTGACGCCGAATCTCAGCCAGCATGACGATCTTTATGATGAACTGATTCGGATGCACGAGGGGCTGAGCGATGCCGAAAGCCTGCGGCTTTGGGCGCGGTTGGCGCTGATCCTGATTAATCATATCGGTGAGCCGCAGGTCACGCAGGAGGCCATCGCCGCGGCACGGGCGATCTGA
- a CDS encoding FAD-dependent oxidoreductase produces MANIAGIPVYKEIGATPAPVAAQNRALVVVVGAGPVGLAMALDLGRRGHRVTVLNRLDFVAHCSKAICFSKRSLDILDRLGVRDAVVGKGVTWNLGKVFWGAEPDPVYQFDMLPVKGQKNPGFINIQQYYIEDHLLEGCRAHPNIDIRWGHRLTSVTPLSDGVEAEVQTDAGAYTLHADWLIACDGARSTVREQMGLDFEGRVFEDNFLIADIRMTHEMPSERWFWFDPPFNPGRSALMHKQPDNVWRLDFQLGWNVDREAAVRPENVDPFIRAMLGEDVRYEREWYSVYTFQCRRMARFVHGRVVFAGDAAHLVSPFGARGCNGGLADIDNLGWKLDLVLTGRADAALIETYNDEAIVTADENILNSTRSTDFLTPKSPASQALRDAVLELAREHAFARPFVNSGRLSTPVSYPGSSLSTPDQDAWSGGVPPGSPMLDAPCQGGWLLEALGDDFVLLTLGWDGDPPAGLRVLPLDDVAAARLAMPRGSACLVRPDQYVAARWHRPTTSAVQSALSRAKGATPCLH; encoded by the coding sequence ATGGCAAATATCGCGGGCATTCCCGTCTACAAGGAGATCGGGGCCACTCCGGCGCCGGTGGCGGCGCAGAACAGGGCGCTGGTGGTGGTGGTCGGCGCGGGCCCGGTGGGCCTTGCTATGGCGCTGGATCTGGGGCGGCGTGGGCATCGTGTCACCGTGCTGAACCGGTTGGATTTCGTCGCGCATTGTTCCAAGGCTATCTGCTTTTCCAAGCGGTCGCTGGACATTCTGGACCGGCTGGGCGTGCGCGACGCGGTGGTCGGGAAGGGCGTGACCTGGAACTTGGGCAAGGTGTTCTGGGGCGCGGAGCCGGACCCTGTCTACCAGTTCGACATGCTGCCGGTGAAGGGCCAGAAGAACCCGGGCTTCATCAACATCCAGCAATACTACATCGAGGATCACCTGCTGGAGGGCTGCCGCGCCCATCCCAATATCGACATCCGCTGGGGCCACCGCCTGACCTCGGTCACCCCGCTGAGCGACGGGGTCGAGGCGGAGGTGCAGACCGATGCGGGCGCCTACACCCTGCACGCCGACTGGCTGATCGCCTGCGACGGGGCCCGCTCCACCGTGCGCGAACAGATGGGGCTGGATTTCGAGGGCCGCGTCTTCGAGGACAACTTCCTGATTGCCGACATCCGCATGACGCATGAGATGCCGTCCGAGCGTTGGTTCTGGTTCGACCCGCCCTTCAACCCCGGCCGCTCGGCCCTGATGCATAAGCAACCCGACAACGTCTGGCGGCTGGATTTCCAGCTGGGCTGGAATGTCGACCGCGAAGCAGCGGTGCGCCCCGAGAATGTCGACCCTTTCATCCGCGCCATGCTGGGGGAGGATGTCCGATACGAACGCGAATGGTATTCTGTCTATACCTTCCAGTGTCGGCGCATGGCGCGGTTCGTGCATGGCAGGGTGGTCTTTGCAGGCGATGCCGCCCACCTGGTCTCGCCCTTCGGGGCACGAGGCTGCAATGGCGGGCTGGCCGATATCGACAATCTGGGATGGAAACTCGATCTTGTCCTGACCGGGCGGGCGGATGCCGCGCTGATCGAGACCTACAACGACGAGGCCATTGTCACGGCGGACGAGAACATCCTGAACTCGACCCGCTCGACTGACTTCCTGACCCCAAAATCGCCTGCAAGCCAAGCCCTACGCGACGCGGTGCTGGAGCTTGCGCGGGAGCACGCCTTTGCACGGCCCTTCGTGAACTCGGGCCGGCTGTCCACGCCGGTAAGCTATCCCGGCAGTAGCCTCTCGACGCCCGATCAAGACGCGTGGTCCGGCGGTGTTCCGCCCGGCAGCCCGATGCTGGACGCCCCGTGCCAAGGCGGATGGCTTCTGGAGGCGCTGGGTGATGATTTTGTGCTGCTTACCCTTGGGTGGGACGGCGATCCACCGGCCGGATTGCGCGTGCTGCCCCTGGACGATGTCGCGGCCGCGCGGCTGGCGATGCCCCGCGGATCGGCCTGCCTTGTGCGTCCCGATCAATATGTGGCGGCGCGCTGGCATCGGCCGACGACGTCTGCCGTGCAATCCGCCCTGTCGCGCGCAAAGGGGGCCACACCATGCCTGCACTGA
- a CDS encoding MBL fold metallo-hydrolase produces MAKPFASAADTDVKTDTLETLGEGIYALTAEGDPNVGAVEGEDFVVAIESRATPAASREWLKILRGQTDKPVRYLVLTHYHAVRVLGASAFDAGDILMSAASRDLVAERGEQDWKSEFGRMPRLAKNAEEVPGLTWPTITFKDRYDIELGGDRGRLELRFVGRGHTGGDVAVWHDRTRTLFAGDLVESKAALYTGDAYHFDWAGRTLDNVKAYRADNLVGGRGAVSRGLAETDAAVEQTRKFLNGMIENVGRFHKAGGTLREAFEATRDALAPAFGAWPIFEHCLPFDVQRLWDEYDGIEHPRIWTAERDREVWAKLQD; encoded by the coding sequence ATGGCGAAACCCTTCGCATCCGCAGCTGATACCGACGTCAAGACCGACACCTTGGAGACCCTGGGCGAGGGCATCTATGCCCTGACCGCCGAGGGCGATCCCAATGTCGGCGCCGTCGAGGGTGAGGATTTCGTCGTTGCCATTGAAAGCCGCGCAACCCCTGCCGCCTCGCGCGAGTGGCTGAAGATCCTGCGCGGGCAGACCGACAAGCCTGTGCGCTATCTGGTCCTGACCCATTACCACGCCGTTCGCGTGCTGGGGGCCAGCGCCTTTGATGCCGGCGATATCCTGATGTCCGCGGCCAGCCGCGATCTGGTGGCCGAACGGGGCGAGCAGGACTGGAAAAGCGAATTCGGCCGGATGCCGCGCCTGGCCAAGAATGCCGAAGAGGTGCCGGGCCTGACCTGGCCGACCATCACCTTCAAGGACCGCTACGATATCGAACTGGGCGGCGACCGCGGCCGGCTGGAGCTGCGCTTTGTGGGCCGTGGCCATACGGGCGGCGATGTCGCCGTCTGGCACGACAGGACCCGCACCCTGTTCGCGGGCGATCTGGTTGAGTCCAAGGCCGCGCTTTACACCGGCGACGCCTATCACTTCGACTGGGCGGGCCGGACGCTGGACAACGTCAAGGCCTACCGTGCCGACAATCTGGTTGGCGGGCGCGGTGCCGTTTCGCGCGGGCTGGCCGAGACGGATGCGGCGGTCGAGCAGACCCGCAAGTTCCTGAACGGCATGATCGAGAATGTGGGGCGCTTCCACAAGGCGGGCGGCACGTTGCGCGAAGCCTTCGAGGCCACGCGCGACGCGCTGGCCCCGGCATTCGGCGCCTGGCCGATCTTCGAGCATTGCCTGCCCTTCGACGTGCAGCGCCTGTGGGATGAATATGACGGGATTGAACATCCCCGCATCTGGACGGCCGAGCGTGACCGCGAGGTCTGGGCCAAGCTGCAGGATTGA
- a CDS encoding helix-turn-helix domain-containing protein produces the protein MLSGLIDPDRARALMEARDGGLFAERLLDLAQSVAGVDELFACRVVGDVPQTLASGSDLGDASDRAHAYASRFHRSDPAQDARRAAHPGSGFACRIPADAIVLSPYRKLCFEKPCFAEKICFGWQFGDDCLMVTFYHRQSREHVDIAQLGGLAQLAITGLRQILAAPSDAGIVPRLERRLADAHPVLTPRERAVCARSMAGHPARAIAEDLRIAQSSVLTYRQRAYLKLGVSRSADLLAAVMT, from the coding sequence ATGCTGTCCGGGCTGATCGACCCCGACCGCGCCCGCGCGCTGATGGAGGCGCGCGATGGCGGGTTGTTTGCCGAACGCCTGCTGGATCTGGCGCAATCGGTCGCGGGCGTGGATGAGTTGTTCGCCTGCCGCGTCGTGGGCGATGTGCCGCAGACACTGGCCTCGGGCAGCGATCTCGGCGATGCGTCGGACCGCGCCCACGCCTATGCCAGCCGCTTTCACCGCAGCGACCCGGCCCAGGATGCGCGGCGCGCAGCACATCCGGGCAGCGGGTTTGCCTGCCGCATCCCGGCGGATGCCATCGTGCTTTCGCCATACCGCAAGCTGTGCTTCGAGAAGCCATGCTTCGCCGAGAAGATCTGCTTTGGCTGGCAGTTCGGGGACGACTGCCTGATGGTCACCTTCTACCACCGCCAGTCCAGAGAGCATGTCGATATTGCCCAGCTGGGCGGGCTGGCGCAGTTGGCGATCACCGGGCTGCGGCAAATTCTGGCGGCGCCGTCCGATGCCGGTATCGTCCCGCGACTCGAACGTAGACTGGCCGATGCGCATCCGGTGCTGACCCCGCGCGAACGCGCCGTCTGTGCCCGCTCGATGGCCGGCCACCCGGCGCGGGCGATCGCGGAGGACCTGCGGATCGCGCAATCGTCGGTGCTGACCTATCGCCAGCGCGCCTACCTGAAGCTGGGCGTGTCCCGCTCGGCCGATCTTCTGGCAGCGGTGATGACCTAG
- a CDS encoding MarR family winged helix-turn-helix transcriptional regulator, with the protein MHIETFFPYQLAITAAAFSRQLVKVYGRDHGLSREEWRLLFLLADAGGLDSLQIAQRTSLDKVQVSRAATRLEEKGLITREVSGSDRRLRNYAVTPEGGGLFARAFAGVEKRAAEILGALSPEDHAALLQGIAALGRAIEETAKAPDAAP; encoded by the coding sequence ATGCATATCGAGACGTTTTTCCCCTATCAGCTTGCCATCACGGCCGCAGCCTTCTCGCGGCAGCTTGTCAAGGTCTATGGCCGCGATCACGGCCTCTCGCGCGAGGAGTGGCGGCTGCTGTTCCTGTTGGCCGATGCGGGCGGGCTCGATTCGCTGCAGATCGCGCAGCGCACGTCACTCGACAAGGTGCAGGTCAGCCGCGCCGCAACCCGGCTGGAGGAGAAGGGACTTATCACGCGCGAGGTGTCGGGAAGCGACCGGCGCCTGCGCAACTATGCCGTGACACCCGAGGGCGGTGGCCTGTTCGCACGGGCCTTTGCCGGAGTCGAGAAGCGGGCGGCTGAAATTCTGGGCGCCCTGTCCCCCGAGGATCATGCGGCGCTGCTGCAAGGCATCGCCGCGCTTGGCCGGGCCATCGAAGAGACGGCCAAAGCCCCGGACGCGGCGCCCTGA
- a CDS encoding TRAP transporter large permease: protein MTLSLIAIAILLVLMLARVPIAFAMALVGGVGFAVMRGWGPAGAMVGNAVFETGLNYSLSVVPLFIFMGNVLAGSGIAQGLFAAANRVFGRMRGGLAMASVLSCGGFSAVSGSSLATAATMAKVAMPSMRAFGYADSLAAGSIAAGGTLGILIPPSVVLIIFGLLTEADIGKLFLAGILPGILGIVGYLVAVLVAVRLNPNLAPESVAFAPLTRRDTVSVAAVLALFAFIMIGIYGGFFTPIEAAGMGAAFSMLIAAATGGLSRLKLWRAFLDSATASAMIFVIIIGAEIFGNFITFAGLPDTLASVIGDMGLSPWLVLILIVLVYMVLGCFLESLSMILLTVPVFYPLVMNLDFGLASLQDPEAVLIWFAIIVVVVTEISLITPPVGMNVFVLRTVLPDVPLGTIFRGVVPFWIADIVRLTIIIALPVLSLYLTG, encoded by the coding sequence CGATGGCGCTGGTCGGGGGCGTGGGCTTTGCCGTCATGCGCGGCTGGGGCCCTGCGGGGGCGATGGTCGGAAATGCGGTGTTCGAGACGGGGCTGAACTATTCGCTGTCGGTCGTGCCGCTGTTCATCTTCATGGGCAATGTTCTGGCCGGGTCGGGCATCGCGCAGGGGCTGTTCGCGGCAGCCAACCGGGTGTTCGGCCGGATGCGGGGCGGGTTGGCTATGGCAAGCGTGCTGTCCTGCGGCGGGTTCTCGGCGGTCAGTGGCTCATCCCTGGCGACGGCCGCGACGATGGCCAAGGTCGCCATGCCCTCGATGCGGGCCTTCGGCTATGCCGACAGCCTGGCGGCGGGGTCGATCGCGGCGGGCGGCACGCTTGGCATCCTGATCCCGCCCTCGGTCGTGCTTATCATCTTCGGCCTGCTGACCGAGGCCGATATCGGCAAGCTGTTTCTAGCGGGCATCCTTCCGGGGATTCTGGGCATCGTCGGCTATCTGGTGGCGGTGCTGGTCGCCGTCCGCCTGAACCCGAATCTTGCGCCCGAAAGCGTTGCCTTCGCCCCGCTGACGCGGCGCGATACCGTCAGTGTGGCGGCTGTGCTGGCGCTGTTCGCCTTCATCATGATTGGCATCTATGGCGGCTTCTTCACGCCCATCGAGGCCGCTGGGATGGGGGCGGCCTTCTCCATGCTGATCGCCGCCGCAACCGGCGGCCTGTCGCGCCTCAAGCTGTGGCGGGCGTTTCTGGATAGCGCCACCGCCTCGGCGATGATCTTCGTCATCATCATCGGGGCCGAGATCTTCGGCAATTTTATCACCTTCGCCGGCCTGCCTGACACGCTCGCGTCAGTTATCGGCGACATGGGCCTGTCGCCCTGGCTGGTGCTGATCCTGATCGTGCTGGTCTACATGGTTCTGGGCTGTTTTCTGGAAAGCCTGTCGATGATCCTGCTGACCGTGCCGGTCTTCTACCCGCTGGTGATGAACCTCGACTTCGGACTGGCCAGCCTGCAGGACCCCGAGGCGGTGCTGATCTGGTTCGCCATCATCGTGGTGGTGGTGACCGAGATCAGCCTGATCACGCCGCCGGTAGGCATGAACGTCTTCGTGCTGCGCACGGTTCTGCCCGACGTGCCGCTAGGGACGATCTTTCGCGGCGTCGTGCCGTTCTGGATCGCCGATATTGTCAGGCTGACGATCATTATCGCGCTGCCGGTCCTGTCCCTGTATCTGACCGGATGA